The window CCCCCGCGCTCCTCACCGGCGCCGGCGCGCTCAGCTACCGCGAGCTGGACGCGGCCTCGAACAGCCTGGCCCGCGCGCTCCAGGACCTCACCGCGGTGCGGGGGAAGACCGTCGCCATCGTCGCGGACCGCGGCGCGCCGCTGGTGCAGGCCGCCTACGCCGTGCTGAAGGCCGGCGCCGCCTACGTGCCGCTGGACCCGTCGCTCCCCGCCGACCGCTGCGGCTACGTCCTCGCCGACTGCGAGGCGGCGGCGGTGCTCGCGGAGGAGCGCCATGCCCGCGCGCTGGAGTGGCCCGCCGGGCTCCCGGTGCTCGCCATCGAGGACGCCGCCGCCTCCTGGGCCGCGCACCCGGTGGAGGAGGAGGCCCCCGTCGAGCCGTCGGAGCTGGCCTACCTCATCTACACCTCGGGCTCCACCGGGCGCCCCAAGGGGGTGATGATCGAGCACTCGGGCGCGGTCAACACCATCGTGGACGTGAACGAGCGCTTCGGGGTGGGCCCCGCGGACCGCGTCTTCGGCGTCTCCTCCTTCGGCTTCGACCTTTCCGTGTACGACCTGTTCGGCACGGCCGCGGCCGGCGCCGCGCTGGTCTACCCGGACCCGGAGCAGCACCTCAACCCCTCGCACTGGCTGGACGTGGTCCAGGCGCAGGGGGTGACCGTCTGGAACTCCGCCCCGCCGCTGGCCCTCCTCCTGGTGGAGACCGCGGAGGCCCGCGGCGCCACCCTGCCGGAGCTGCGGCTGGTGATGATGAGCGGCGACTGGATCCCGGTGGACCTCCCGGACCGGATCCGCCGGGTGGCGCCGGGCGCCCGCGTGGTGAGCCTGGGCGGCGCGACCGAGGCCTCCATCTGGTCCATCTGCTACGAGATCGGCGAGGTGGACCCCGCTTGGCCGAGCATCCCCTACGGCTACCCCATGCAGAACCAGCCCTGGCACGTGCTGGACGAGTGGGGCCGCCCCGCGCCGGACTGGACGGCGGGGGAGCTGTACATCGGCGGGGACGGGCTGGCGCGCGGCTACTGGAACGACCCGGAGAAGACCGCCGCCGCCTTCGTGCGGCACCCGGCCACCGGCGAGCGCATCTACCGCACCGGCGACGTGGGCCGCTACCTCCCGGGCGGGGTGATCGAGTTCCTGGGCCGCAGGGACTCGCAGGTGAAGATCCAGGGGCACCGCATCGAGCTGGGCGAGATCGAATCGGTGCTCGCCGCCGACCCCGCGGTGAGCGCGGCAGTGGCCGCGGTGCAGAAGTCCGCCACCGGCGCCGCCCGGCTCGCGGCCTACGTGGTCCCCGCCCCCGGGGCCGCCCCGGACACCGCCGCGCTGCGCGCCGCGCTCGCGGCGAAGCTCCCGGAGTACATGGTCCCCCGCGACGTCCGGACGCTGGACCGGCTCCCGCTCAGCGCGAACGGCAAGCTGGACCGCAACGCGCTCCCCCCGCTGGACGAGCAGCTGGCCGCCGCGCGCACCGGTCCCGCGCGCGAGCCCGCCGACGAGACCGAGCGGCGGCTCCTCGCCGTCTGGCGCGAGGTGCTGAAGCAGGAGGCGCTCTCCGTCACCGACGACTTCTTCGAGGTGGGCGGCCAGTCGTTCGAGGCCGTTCGCATCATCGGCGCGGTGCGCGAGATGTTCGGCGTGTCGCTGTCGCTCGGCTCCATCTGGCAGGAGCGCACGGTGGAGCGCGTCGCCGCGCTCGTCCGCGAGGGCGACGTCCACGCGCACGCCGACCCCCTGGTGGAGCTGCGTGCCGGGGGCGCCCACGCGCCCCTC is drawn from Longimicrobiaceae bacterium and contains these coding sequences:
- a CDS encoding amino acid adenylation domain-containing protein, with amino-acid sequence PALLTGAGALSYRELDAASNSLARALQDLTAVRGKTVAIVADRGAPLVQAAYAVLKAGAAYVPLDPSLPADRCGYVLADCEAAAVLAEERHARALEWPAGLPVLAIEDAAASWAAHPVEEEAPVEPSELAYLIYTSGSTGRPKGVMIEHSGAVNTIVDVNERFGVGPADRVFGVSSFGFDLSVYDLFGTAAAGAALVYPDPEQHLNPSHWLDVVQAQGVTVWNSAPPLALLLVETAEARGATLPELRLVMMSGDWIPVDLPDRIRRVAPGARVVSLGGATEASIWSICYEIGEVDPAWPSIPYGYPMQNQPWHVLDEWGRPAPDWTAGELYIGGDGLARGYWNDPEKTAAAFVRHPATGERIYRTGDVGRYLPGGVIEFLGRRDSQVKIQGHRIELGEIESVLAADPAVSAAVAAVQKSATGAARLAAYVVPAPGAAPDTAALRAALAAKLPEYMVPRDVRTLDRLPLSANGKLDRNALPPLDEQLAAARTGPAREPADETERRLLAVWREVLKQEALSVTDDFFEVGGQSFEAVRIIGAVREMFGVSLSLGSIWQERTVERVAALVREGDVHAHADPLVELRAGGAHAPLFLVHPAGGHVMCYRGLAGLLDRPVHAFQAPGVDGREAPLDSIAALAETYVARLEEVQPAGPVRLGGWSSGALIAFEMAAQLERRGRTVAGVAMIDCPAPHPGPPVDDAVLLAWFLEDLALDLPVAELVASLDGSAPDPRAQLEQVARTLRTSGRELGLDLDQLTAIYRVFLGIVRGSRRYEGAPVAADLLVVRAADGVVSEFAGHPSAHTPDWGWRALTSGTVRSERFPGTHYTLLSDATVAGLAGTIEGWLLAGETEAVVA